A single region of the Branchiostoma lanceolatum isolate klBraLanc5 chromosome 1, klBraLanc5.hap2, whole genome shotgun sequence genome encodes:
- the LOC136423107 gene encoding uncharacterized protein codes for MAGLVADYDSDDSSDTENIDEELPEEANREDQKGTNYLEGASSSSSDSEDNVALPDNSKSTTEWRQKLPSPNLLNVQSRNPGGRTLSQTSKLPNPLIGGQARPTHDRTSAGQSASIFHNPYKIAEREKEKVLEKHVKLTPNEREKPSHLAGKKVCWNFRKGRCRFGHKCKYAHDSDLPISPQPTDAPTGTVASSAGYFDQPEVLNDEEDPDNPLQQRKKRPGLSQTLQPPKKSIKAYQKQLAVERPWMAQK; via the exons ATGGCGGGTCTTGTAGCAGACTACGACTCGGACGACTCTTCGGACACGGAAAATATCGATGAAGAACTCCCCGAGGAAGCGAACAG GGAAGACCAGAAAGGAACGAATTATCTTGAAGGAGCGTCTTCGTCCTCATCTGATTCCGAGGACAATGTTGCATTACCAGATAATAGCAAATCTACTACAGAATGGAGACAGAAACTCCCATCTCCAAACCTATTAAATGTACAGAGCAGAAATCCGGGAGGAAGAACCCTTTCACAAACTAGTAAACTTCCCAACCCTCTGATTGGTGGTCAAGCGAGACCCACACACGATCGTACGTCCGCTGGACAGAGCGCCTCTATTTTCCACAACCCGTACAAGATTGCGGAACGTGAGAAGGAAAAAGTTCTGGAGAAGCACGTGAAACTCACGCCCAACGAGCGCGAGAAACCCTCGCACCTCGCGGGAAAGAAAGTCTGCTGGAACTTCCGCAAGGGGAGGTGTCGCTTCGGTCACAAGTGCAAGTACGCGCACGACAGCGATCTCCCAATCTCACCCCAACCCACGGACGCACCCACGGGAACTGTAGCTTCCTCTGCAGGGTACTTTGATCAACCCGAAGTGCTGAACGATGAAGAGGACCCAGATAACCCTCTACAGCAGAGGAAAAAGAGGCCAGGACTCAGCCAAACTCTGCAGCCGCCGAAGAAAAGCATCAAGGCCTACCAGAAACAGCTGGCCGTGGAGAGGCCGTGGATGGCTCAGAAGTGA
- the LOC136423097 gene encoding iron-sulfur cluster co-chaperone protein HscB-like: protein MAAKVTLSRARLYFFNKNAAFLLQTNRTMTVLSKTATRHLITIQATSFSSTHASRNSFFPCDGGASFLPRLRSYCSVSRACWNCTKQTSGWFFCEFCQMVQPPAAQATLFDVMDCARKFDIDNNRLSTKYKDLQRVLHPDRFSQHGEEEQDYASAQSAWVNKAYWTLQKPLSRGLYMLQLEGESIEEGEKLSDPELLMEVMEANERLGEAETEEEVRSVAEENREKLARLCKELSDAFDEGDISKAKDILTRMQYYSNIEDKVKERLPPS, encoded by the exons ATGGCTGCCAAAGTCACACTTTCTCGTGCTCGGCTGtactttttcaacaaaaatgccGCTTTTCTCCTTCAAACCAACAGGACTATGACTGTACTTTCAAAGACAGCCACGCGGCATCTAATCACAATACAGGCAACATCTTTCTCGTCTACACACGCCTCTAGAAATTCGTTTTTTCCTTGCGATGGCGGTGCTAGTTTTCTACCTCGCTTGAGAAGTTATTGCAGCGTGAGCCGAGCGTGTTGGAACTGCACCAAGCAGACGTCAGGATGGTTCTTCTGTGAGTTCTGTCAGATGGTCCAGCCGCCGGCTGCCCAGGCCACGTTGTTTGACGTCATGGACTG TGCCAGGAAATTTGACATAGACAACAACAGACTCTCAACAAAGTACAAGGACCTTCAACGTGTGCTGCATCCAGACAGGTTCTCTCAACATGGGGAG GAGGAGCAGGACTATGCCTCTGCCCAGTCAGCCTGGGTGAACAAGGCCTACTGGACTCTACAGAAGCCCCTCAGCAGAGGGCTCTACATG TTACAACTGGAAGGAGAGAGCATCGAGGAGGGAGAGAAACTCTCGGATCCGGAGCTGCTGATGGAAGTGATGGAAGCGAATGAGAGACTGGGAGAAGCAGAGACGGAGGAGGAAGTCAGGAGCGTAGCGGAGGAAAACAGAG AAAAACTGGCCAGACTTTGTAAGGAATTGTCAGATGCTTTTGACGAAG GTGACATTAGTAAGGCCAAGGACATCTTGACCAGGATGCAATACTACAGCAACATCGAGGACAAGGTTAAAGAAAGACTTCCACCATCTTAA